A single Phragmites australis chromosome 4, lpPhrAust1.1, whole genome shotgun sequence DNA region contains:
- the LOC133916083 gene encoding E3 ubiquitin-protein ligase DIS1: protein MASAAYIDDSCSEVIDPPKTEVLDATELVGDHIQHSPKPNVVVSSSVRELLECPVCLSAMYPPIHQCSNGHTLCSGCKPRVHNRCPTCRHELGNIRCLALEKVAASLDLPCKYQNFGCLGIYPYYSKLKHESQCQYRPYSCPYAGSECTVAGDIPHLVNHLKDDHKVDMHNGCTFNHRYVKPNPHEVENATWMLTVFSCFGQYFCLHFEAFQLGMAPVYIAFLRFMGDDAEAKNYSYSLEVGGTGRKMIWQGVPRSIRDSHRKVRDSYDGLIIQRNMALFFSGGDRKELKLRVTGRIWKEQ from the exons ATGGCCTCAGCTGCTTATATTGATGATTCCTGTTCTGAGGTCATTGATCCTCCAAAGACCGAGGTACTGGATGCTACTGAACTCGTTGGTGACCATATTCAGCATTCACCAAAACCGAATGTGGTGGTATCTAGCAGCGTACGTGAACTTCTGGAATGTCCAGTCTGCTTGAGTGCCATGTATCCTCCTATTCATCAG TGCTCTAATGGTCATACATTGTGCTCTGGATGCAAACCAAGGGTTCATAATCGCTGTCCAACTTGTAGGCATGAACTGGGTAACATAAGATGCCTTGCTCTTGAGAAGGTGGCTGCATCTCTTGACCTTCCATGCAAGTACCAGAACTTTGGGTGCTTAGGCATTTATCCTTACTACAGCAAGCTGAAGCATGAGTCGCAGTGTCAATATAGGCCTTATAGCTGTCCATATGCCGGATCTGAATGCACAGTTGCTGGTGACATTCCACACTTGGTAAATCACTTGAAAGATGATCACAAAGTTGACATGCACAACGGCTGCACCTTCAACCATCGTTATGTCAAGCCAAACCCTCATGAAGTTGAGAATGCCACCTGGATGCTTACG GTGTTCAGCTGCTTTGGCCAGTACTTCTGCTTACATTTCGAAGCATTTCAGTTGGGCATGGCACCTGTCTACATcgccttcctgaggttcatggGAGATGACGCGGAAGCCAAGAACTACAGCTACAGCCTGGAGGTAGGAGGCACTGGGCGCAAGATGATCTGGCAGGGGGTGCCTCGGAGCATCAGAGACagccaccggaaggtccgagaCAGCTACGATGGGCTAATCATCCAGCGGAACATGGCCTTGTTCTTCTCGGGTGGTGACAGGAAGGAGCTCAAACTGCGGGTCACTGGGAGAATTTGGAAGGAACAGTAA